A genome region from Oenanthe melanoleuca isolate GR-GAL-2019-014 chromosome 2, OMel1.0, whole genome shotgun sequence includes the following:
- the FZD8 gene encoding frizzled-8, translating into MEWSYLLEITSLLAALSLLQRAGCAAASAAAAASSSSSSAKELSCQEITVPLCKGIGYNYTYMPNQFNHDTQDEAGLEVHQFWPLVEIQCSSDLRFFLCSMYTPICLEDYKKPLPPCRSVCERAKAGCAPLMRQYGFAWPDRMRCDRLPEQGSPDTLCMDYNRTDLTTAAPPPAKPPLRGSKPGTPAKAPPAAAPPAEAPRKPRPPPPCEPGCQCRAPMVSVSSERHPLYNRVKTGQIANCALPCHNPYFSPDERAFTAFWIGLWSVLCFLSTFATVSTFLIDMERFKYPERPIIFLAACYLFVSLGYLVRLVAGHEKVACSGGAGAGGAGAGAAGAGGGAAGAAAGGRGAAGGAAELQPELAVAEHVRYESTGPALCTVVFLLVYFFGMASSIWWVILSLTWFLAAGMKWGNEAIAGYAQYFHLAAWLLPSVKSIAVLALSSVDGDPVAGICYVGNQSLENLRGFVLAPLLIYLAIGSMFLLAGFVSLFRIRSVIKQQGGPTKTHKLEKLMIRLGLFTVLYTVPAASVVACLFYEQHNRPRWEATHNCPCLRDQQPDQARRPDYAVFMLKYFMCLVVGITSGVWVWSGKTLESWRALCTRCCWASKGAAVAGSTGAGAGGQAVITAAGGLGAGGGGSLYSDVSTGLTWRSGTASSVSYPKQMPLSQV; encoded by the coding sequence ATGGAGTGGAGTTACCTGTTGGAAATCACCTCGCTGCTCGCcgccctgtccctgctgcagcgCGCCGGCTGCGCCGCCGcctcggccgccgccgccgcgtcctcctcctcctcctcggcgAAGGAGCTGTCGTGCCAGGAGATCACCGTGCCTCTCTGCAAGGGCATCGGCTACAACTACACCTACATGCCCAACCAGTTCAACCACGACACGCAGGACGAGGCCGGGCTGGAGGTGCACCAGTTCTGGCCGCTGGTGGAGATCCAGTGCTCCAGCGACCTGCgcttcttcctctgcagcatGTACACCCCCATCTGCCTGGAGGACTACAAGAAGCCGCTGCCGCCCTGCCGCAGCGTCTGCGAGCGGGCCAAGGCCGGCTGCGCCCCGCTCATGCGCCAGTACGGCTTCGCCTGGCCCGACAGGATGCGCTGCGACCGCCTCCCCGAGCAGGGCAGCCCGGACACGCTCTGCATGGACTACAACCGCACGGACCTCACCacggccgcgccgccgcccgccaAGCCCCCGCTCCGCGGCTCCAAGCCCGGCACCCCCGCCAAggcgccccccgccgccgccccgccggccgAGGCCCCGCGCaagccgcggccgccgccgccctgcGAGCCGGGCTGCCAGTGCCGGGCGCCCATGGTGTCGGTGTCCAGCGAGCGGCACCCGCTCTACAACCGCGTCAAGACGGGGCAGATCGCCAACTgcgccctgccctgccacaacCCCTACTTCAGCCCCGACGAGCGCGCCTTCACCGCCTTCTGGATCGGGCTCTGGTCCGTGCTCTGCTTCCTCTCCACCTTCGCCACGGTCTCCACCTTCCTCATCGACATGGAGCGCTTCAAGTACCCCGAGCGCCCCATCATCTTCCTGGCCGCCTGCTACCTCTTCGTGTCGCTGGGCTACCTGGTGCGGCTGGTGGCGGGCCACGAGAAGGTGGCGTgcagcggcggggcgggcgcgggcggcgcgggggccggggcggcgggggccggcggcggcgcggcgggggcggcggcgggggggcgcggagcggcgggcggcgcggccgaGCTGCAGCCGGAGCTGGCGGTGGCCGAGCACGTGCGGTACGAGAGCACCGGCCCGGCGCTGTGCACCGTGGTCTTCCTGCTCGTCTACTTCTTCGGCATGGCCAGCTCCATCTGGTGGGTCATCCTCTCCCTCACCTGGTTCCTGGCTGCGGGCATGAAGTGGGGCAACGAGGCCATCGCCGGCTACGCGCAGTATTTCCACCTGGCCgcctggctgctccccagcGTCAAGTCCATCGCTGTGCTGGCGCTCAGTTCTGTGGACGGGGACCCCGTGGCTGGCATCTGCTACGTGGGCAACCAGAGCCTGGAGAACTTACGGGGCTTCGTGCTGGCACCGCTGCTCATCTACTTGGCCATCGGCTCCATGTTCCTGCTCGCCGGCTTCGTCTCGCTCTTCCGTATCCGCAGCGTCATCAAGCAGCAGGGTGGCCCCACCAAGACCCACAAGCTGGAGAAGCTGATGATACGCCTGGGACTCTTCACTGTGCTCTACACCGTGCCAGCCGCCAGCGTGGTTGCCTGCCTGTTCTACGAGCAGCACAACCGGCCCCGCTGGGAGGCCACGCACAACTGCCCCTGCCTGCGCGACCAGCAGCCCGACCAGGCGCGCCGCCCGGACTATGCCGTCTTCATGCTCAAGTACTTCATGTGCCTGGTGGTGGGCATCACCTCTGGCGTCTGGGTCTGGTCTGGCAAGACCCTGGAATCCTGGAGGGCCCTCTGCACTcgctgctgctgggccagcaAAGGTGCTGCGGTGGCCGggagcacaggggcaggagcaggtggaCAGGCAGTGATCACCGCGGCAGGAGGACTTGGGGCCGGAGGTGGTGGCTCACTCTACAGCGATGTCAGCACCGGCCTGACGTGGAGATCAGGCACCGCCAGCTCTGTCTCCTATCCCAAGCAGATGCCCCTGTCTCAAGTGTGA